Proteins encoded by one window of Kribbella italica:
- a CDS encoding glycoside hydrolase domain-containing protein, translated as MRLWKIVVPFAVLATGVLPAQAAGDKTVEYRGYQVTVPADWQVVDLAKDPTACVRFDRPAVYLGKSTAQADCPAHLTGRSQGLVLEPLTRTARSTPGELQEAVTDAGVLATAYYSSGGDQAAREVLGTGRVTSKATRLAQPRAAATPSVVATGNLQGGFAFDTCAAPSQSAMDAWRYPASGYKAVGVYISGERRACGQPNLTPDWVANNAAKGWQFLLIDVGLQAPCAPYASKMSTDPATARAQGRTAAANAVTAAQALGFAQRSAIYSDVEAYTSTAACKASVLSYLSGWTLELNTRGYFGGAYVAAASGGVDLAGAYNNTAYTRPDNLWFARWNNVTNTTDDKYIPATMWTNRQRVHQYAGPHKETHGGTEIEIDSNAVNLTAPPAAPTGFDATGAYSTAALKWTVPAGHQVIVRRNAGGTAAPPLPNVGTAVYTGTAASTTATGLANATSYAFRAWTKDSTGKIGPGVSTVLIGTGATVAASAPAISYGGAVTLYTRATRKDTGASLTGVPLSLYARAKNSATWREAGRVTSDGTGQASSVQKPTVSTVYAWGYNGSPDLLGSRSGNATIEVKPTITINLAAAIKLGATTPVYGYLRPQHPGTTVYLQRLTGSAWPTVATTKLNATGNYGFSIKPAARGTSYYRVVWLADADHATTVSSTKAVAVS; from the coding sequence GTGAGGTTGTGGAAGATCGTTGTGCCCTTTGCGGTGCTTGCGACGGGCGTCCTGCCCGCGCAGGCCGCGGGGGACAAGACCGTGGAGTACCGCGGCTACCAGGTGACTGTCCCGGCCGACTGGCAGGTCGTCGACCTGGCCAAGGACCCGACAGCCTGCGTCCGCTTCGACCGCCCGGCGGTCTACCTGGGCAAGAGCACTGCCCAGGCAGACTGCCCGGCGCATCTGACCGGCCGGAGCCAGGGCCTCGTCCTGGAGCCGCTGACCAGGACTGCCCGCTCCACCCCTGGCGAGCTCCAGGAGGCAGTGACTGACGCGGGCGTGCTCGCGACGGCGTACTACAGCTCCGGTGGCGACCAGGCTGCCAGGGAGGTGCTCGGCACCGGCCGGGTGACGTCCAAGGCGACCCGGCTCGCTCAGCCCCGTGCCGCCGCCACTCCGTCAGTGGTTGCTACGGGCAACCTGCAGGGCGGCTTCGCGTTCGACACCTGTGCGGCGCCCAGCCAGTCGGCGATGGACGCCTGGCGGTACCCGGCGTCGGGCTACAAGGCTGTCGGCGTCTACATCAGTGGTGAGCGTCGCGCGTGCGGCCAGCCGAACCTGACGCCGGACTGGGTGGCCAACAACGCCGCCAAGGGCTGGCAGTTCCTGCTGATCGACGTCGGCCTGCAGGCACCCTGTGCGCCGTACGCCAGCAAGATGTCGACCGACCCGGCGACCGCACGGGCCCAGGGCCGCACAGCAGCGGCCAACGCCGTCACCGCCGCACAGGCGCTCGGCTTTGCCCAGCGCAGCGCGATCTACAGCGACGTGGAGGCCTACACCTCCACCGCTGCCTGCAAGGCGTCGGTGCTGTCCTACCTGAGTGGCTGGACGCTCGAGCTGAACACCCGCGGCTACTTCGGCGGTGCGTACGTCGCTGCCGCCTCCGGCGGGGTCGATCTGGCCGGCGCCTACAACAACACGGCGTACACCCGGCCGGACAACCTGTGGTTCGCCCGCTGGAACAACGTCACCAACACCACCGACGACAAGTACATCCCGGCGACGATGTGGACCAACCGGCAGCGGGTGCACCAGTACGCGGGCCCGCACAAGGAGACCCATGGCGGCACCGAGATCGAGATCGACAGCAACGCGGTCAACCTGACGGCGCCGCCTGCCGCGCCGACCGGGTTCGACGCGACCGGTGCCTACTCCACGGCGGCACTCAAGTGGACGGTTCCGGCCGGCCACCAGGTGATCGTGCGGCGCAACGCCGGGGGCACCGCCGCGCCGCCGCTGCCGAACGTCGGTACGGCGGTCTACACCGGCACCGCCGCGTCCACGACGGCCACCGGCCTGGCCAACGCCACCAGCTACGCGTTCCGCGCGTGGACCAAGGACAGCACCGGCAAGATCGGTCCGGGCGTCAGCACCGTGCTGATCGGTACCGGGGCGACGGTGGCGGCCAGTGCGCCGGCGATCAGCTACGGCGGCGCGGTCACGCTCTACACCCGGGCCACCCGTAAGGACACCGGCGCCTCCCTGACCGGCGTACCGCTGTCGCTCTACGCGCGGGCCAAGAACAGCGCCACCTGGCGTGAGGCCGGCCGGGTCACCTCCGACGGCACCGGCCAGGCGTCGTCGGTGCAGAAGCCGACCGTCTCCACGGTGTACGCGTGGGGCTACAACGGGTCACCGGACCTGCTCGGCTCGCGCAGCGGCAACGCCACGATCGAGGTCAAGCCGACCATCACGATCAACCTGGCGGCGGCCATCAAGCTCGGCGCCACCACCCCGGTCTACGGCTACCTGCGCCCGCAGCACCCCGGTACGACGGTGTACCTGCAGCGGCTGACCGGGTCGGCGTGGCCGACCGTGGCGACGACGAAACTCAACGCGACCGGGAACTACGGGTTCAGCATCAAGCCGGCCGCGCGCGGTACGTCGTACTACCGGGTGGTCTGGCTGGCCGACGCGGATCACGCGACTACCGTGAGTAGCACCAAGGCGGTCGCCGTCAGCTGA
- the glgX gene encoding glycogen debranching protein GlgX: protein MQKWPGRPYPLGATYDGSGTNFALFSEVAEQVDLALIGDDGSEQLVQLTEVDGFVWHAYLPSVQPGQRYGYRVHGPYDPSAGHRCNPSKLLLDPYAKAVDGQVDADESLFSYRFAKPDELNTMDNREHTMLSVVTNPFFDWGNDRPPGHAYHETVIYEAHVKGLTKTHPALPEEIRGTYAGMAHPAIIEHLKALGVTAVELMPVHQFAQDGHLQERGLSNYWGYNTIGFFAPHNAYSSNGTRGQQVTEFKTMVQALHEADIEVILDVVYNHTAEGNEMGPTLSFKGIDNAAYYRLVDQDKSHYYDTTGTGNSLLMRHPHVLQLIMDSLRYWVTEMHVDGFRFDLAATLARQFHEVDRLSAFFDLVQQDPVVSQVKLIAEPWDVGDGGYQVGNFPPLWTEWNGKYRDTVRDFWRGERYTLAEFASRLTGSSDLYQDDSRRPLASINFVTAHDGFTLRDLVSYNDKHNDANGEGGNDGESHNRSWNCGAEGPSDDREVRVLRAKQQRNFLTTLLISQGVPMLAHGDELGRTQSGNNNVYCQDNELAWVNWDLDEEQEDLLEFTRGLVRLRNEHPVLRRRRFFHGDQGIDGLGDLVWFTPEGQEMQDGDWSRDDARAVAVFLNGDAISEPDPRGEPVVDDSFLILLNSDHEPQEFLLPAKEYGDAWSVVVDTIRPTGRSEEIDHPAGSTIRIEAHGTIVLTRPRQSAG from the coding sequence GTGCAGAAATGGCCTGGTCGTCCCTATCCCCTCGGAGCCACGTACGACGGCTCCGGTACGAACTTCGCGCTGTTCTCGGAGGTTGCCGAACAAGTTGACCTGGCACTGATCGGCGACGACGGGTCGGAGCAGCTGGTCCAGCTGACCGAGGTGGACGGGTTCGTGTGGCACGCCTACCTGCCCTCGGTCCAGCCGGGCCAGCGCTACGGCTACCGCGTGCACGGCCCGTACGACCCGTCGGCCGGCCACCGGTGCAACCCGTCGAAGCTGTTGCTGGACCCGTACGCGAAGGCCGTCGACGGACAGGTCGACGCCGACGAGTCGCTGTTCAGCTACCGGTTCGCCAAGCCCGACGAGCTGAACACGATGGACAACCGCGAGCACACGATGCTCTCGGTCGTCACCAACCCGTTCTTCGACTGGGGCAACGACCGGCCGCCGGGCCACGCGTACCACGAGACGGTGATCTACGAGGCGCACGTCAAGGGCCTGACCAAGACCCACCCGGCGCTGCCGGAGGAGATCCGCGGCACGTACGCCGGGATGGCGCACCCGGCGATCATCGAGCACCTCAAGGCGCTCGGGGTGACCGCGGTCGAGCTGATGCCGGTGCACCAGTTCGCCCAGGACGGGCACCTGCAGGAGCGCGGGCTGTCGAACTACTGGGGCTACAACACGATCGGCTTCTTCGCCCCGCACAACGCCTACTCGTCCAACGGCACCCGCGGTCAGCAGGTGACCGAGTTCAAGACGATGGTCCAGGCGCTGCACGAGGCCGACATCGAGGTGATCCTCGACGTGGTCTACAACCACACCGCCGAGGGCAACGAGATGGGCCCGACGCTGTCGTTCAAGGGCATCGACAACGCCGCGTACTACCGGTTGGTCGACCAGGACAAGTCGCACTACTACGACACCACCGGTACCGGGAACAGCCTGCTGATGCGGCACCCGCACGTGCTGCAGCTGATCATGGACTCGCTGCGCTACTGGGTCACCGAGATGCACGTCGACGGCTTCCGCTTCGACCTCGCGGCCACGCTGGCCCGCCAGTTCCACGAGGTGGACCGGCTGTCGGCGTTCTTCGACCTGGTCCAGCAGGACCCGGTGGTCAGCCAGGTGAAGCTGATCGCCGAGCCGTGGGACGTCGGCGACGGCGGCTACCAGGTGGGCAACTTCCCGCCGCTGTGGACGGAGTGGAACGGCAAGTACCGCGACACCGTGCGCGACTTCTGGCGCGGCGAGCGGTACACGCTGGCCGAGTTCGCCTCCCGGCTGACCGGCTCCTCGGACCTGTACCAGGACGACAGCCGCCGCCCGCTGGCCAGCATCAACTTCGTCACCGCGCACGACGGGTTCACGCTGCGGGACCTGGTGTCGTACAACGACAAGCACAACGACGCCAACGGCGAGGGCGGCAACGACGGCGAGAGCCACAACCGCTCCTGGAACTGCGGCGCCGAGGGCCCCAGCGACGACCGGGAGGTGCGGGTCCTGCGGGCCAAGCAGCAGCGCAACTTCCTGACCACGCTGCTGATCTCGCAGGGCGTCCCGATGCTCGCGCACGGCGACGAGCTCGGCCGGACCCAGAGCGGCAACAACAACGTGTACTGCCAGGACAACGAGCTGGCCTGGGTGAACTGGGACCTCGACGAGGAGCAGGAGGACCTGCTGGAGTTCACCCGCGGCCTGGTCCGGCTGCGCAACGAGCACCCGGTCCTGCGGCGCCGGCGCTTCTTCCACGGGGACCAGGGCATCGACGGCCTCGGCGACCTGGTCTGGTTCACCCCCGAGGGCCAGGAGATGCAGGACGGCGACTGGAGCCGGGACGACGCCCGCGCGGTGGCCGTGTTCCTGAACGGTGACGCCATCTCGGAGCCGGACCCGCGCGGCGAGCCGGTGGTGGACGACTCGTTCCTGATCCTGCTGAACAGCGACCACGAGCCGCAGGAGTTCCTGCTGCCCGCCAAGGAGTACGGCGACGCCTGGTCGGTGGTGGTCGACACGATCCGGCCGACCGGCCGCAGCGAGGAGATCGACCACCCGGCCGGCAGCACGATCCGGATCGAGGCCCACGGCACGATCGTGCTGACCCGACCCCGACAGTCGGCCGGATGA
- the treY gene encoding malto-oligosyltrehalose synthase: protein MTAIPLSTYRLQINAAFGFDDAAAVVDYLRDLGVSHAYLSPILQAAPGSTHGYDVVDHSRLSEPAGGRAAFDRLTAKLADHRMGAIADVVPNHVAVPTPARLNAALWSVLRDGPGSPYAEWFDVDWGSGNQPLLMAVLGNRIGKVLADGELSVDSSGDEPVLRYYEHEYPLRPGTEHLPIAELVTEQWYRLAHWRVADEELNYRRFFDVDTLAAVRVETQEVFEATHELLFALLHEGKLHGFRIDHPDGLADPRGYLRRLAERTGGAWVVVEKILEGDEELPSDWPCAGTTGYDALLRVGGLFVDPAGAAPLAAYHADLTGEPADFAPVVEEAKREIVKHGQYAEVHRLVELLARICQDDVRLRDHTRRAFHEVVVELLVNFDRYRAYVVPGEPAPAEAIAELEHVAELARRNLDEEQQETLDLVRDLLLGREAGTASRIDEHARHELIVRFQQTCGPVMAKGVEDTAFYRWFRLTSLNEVGGDPEHFGVSPEEFHAYAARLNDHWPRTMTTLSTHDTKRSEDVRARLGVLSEQPAAWVEAVRSWRMQSEDYRGPLLDGSTEYLVWQTLLGTWDDGPLAEDRLQAYLQKAIREGKRHTSWTSPDSEYEEAVAAFATAVLGDAELLESVRRFADAQAPYVRAATLGQKLVQLTMPGVPDVYQGSELVDLSLVDPDNRRPVDYQERIQRLARLDGGGSPEGLADEKLLVTSRALRLRRQNAEAFAGSYRPLPTSNGHAVAFARGDAVITLATRLPVALHRLGGWGDSTVVLPSGDWQDVLTGRAVGSGAARIDELLAELPVALLARG from the coding sequence ATGACGGCCATCCCGCTGTCGACGTACCGGTTGCAGATCAACGCGGCGTTCGGGTTCGACGACGCCGCGGCGGTGGTGGACTACCTGCGCGACCTCGGGGTCTCGCACGCGTACCTGTCGCCGATCCTGCAGGCGGCGCCGGGGTCGACGCACGGGTACGACGTGGTCGACCACAGCAGGCTGTCGGAGCCGGCCGGTGGGCGGGCCGCGTTCGACCGGCTGACGGCCAAGCTGGCCGACCACCGGATGGGTGCGATCGCCGATGTCGTCCCGAACCACGTCGCCGTACCGACGCCGGCCCGGCTCAACGCGGCGCTCTGGTCGGTGCTGCGGGACGGGCCGGGTTCGCCGTACGCGGAGTGGTTCGACGTCGACTGGGGGTCGGGGAACCAGCCGCTCCTGATGGCGGTGCTCGGCAACCGGATCGGCAAGGTGCTGGCGGACGGCGAGCTGTCGGTCGACAGCAGCGGCGACGAGCCGGTCCTGCGGTACTACGAGCACGAGTACCCGCTGCGCCCCGGCACCGAGCACCTGCCGATCGCCGAGCTGGTGACCGAGCAGTGGTACCGGCTGGCCCACTGGCGGGTCGCCGACGAGGAGCTGAACTACCGGCGCTTCTTCGACGTCGACACGCTGGCCGCTGTCCGGGTGGAGACGCAGGAGGTCTTCGAGGCGACGCACGAGCTGCTGTTCGCGCTGCTGCACGAGGGCAAGCTGCACGGCTTCCGGATCGATCACCCGGACGGTCTGGCCGACCCCCGTGGGTACCTGCGCCGCCTGGCCGAGCGGACCGGCGGCGCGTGGGTCGTGGTGGAGAAGATCCTCGAGGGCGACGAGGAACTGCCGAGTGACTGGCCCTGCGCCGGCACGACGGGCTACGACGCGCTGCTGCGGGTCGGCGGTCTCTTCGTCGACCCGGCGGGAGCCGCACCGCTGGCGGCGTACCACGCCGACCTGACCGGTGAGCCGGCCGACTTCGCGCCCGTGGTCGAGGAGGCCAAGCGGGAGATCGTGAAGCACGGCCAGTACGCCGAGGTGCACCGGCTGGTCGAGTTGCTGGCCCGGATCTGCCAGGACGACGTCCGGCTGCGCGACCACACCCGCCGGGCGTTCCACGAGGTCGTCGTCGAGCTGCTGGTGAACTTCGACCGGTACCGGGCGTACGTCGTACCGGGTGAGCCGGCGCCCGCCGAGGCGATCGCGGAGCTGGAGCACGTGGCCGAGCTGGCCCGGCGGAATCTGGACGAGGAGCAGCAGGAGACGCTCGACCTGGTCCGCGACCTGCTGCTCGGCCGGGAGGCCGGGACGGCGAGCCGGATCGACGAGCACGCGCGGCACGAGCTGATCGTGCGGTTCCAGCAGACCTGTGGGCCGGTGATGGCCAAGGGCGTCGAGGACACCGCGTTCTACCGGTGGTTCCGGCTCACCTCGCTGAACGAGGTCGGCGGCGACCCGGAGCACTTCGGGGTCTCGCCGGAGGAGTTCCACGCGTACGCCGCCCGGCTGAACGACCACTGGCCGCGCACGATGACGACCCTCTCGACGCACGACACCAAACGGTCCGAGGACGTCCGGGCCCGGCTCGGCGTGCTGTCCGAGCAGCCTGCTGCTTGGGTCGAGGCGGTCCGGTCGTGGCGGATGCAGTCCGAGGACTACCGCGGGCCCCTGCTCGACGGCAGCACGGAGTACCTGGTCTGGCAGACCCTGCTCGGGACGTGGGACGACGGGCCGCTCGCCGAGGACCGGCTGCAGGCCTACCTGCAGAAGGCGATCCGCGAGGGCAAGCGGCACACCAGCTGGACATCACCGGACAGCGAGTACGAGGAGGCCGTCGCGGCCTTCGCCACCGCGGTGCTGGGCGACGCCGAGCTGCTGGAGTCTGTACGCCGGTTCGCTGACGCCCAGGCGCCGTACGTGCGGGCGGCGACGCTCGGGCAGAAGCTGGTCCAGCTGACGATGCCCGGCGTACCGGATGTCTATCAGGGCAGCGAGCTGGTCGACCTGTCGCTGGTCGACCCGGACAACCGGCGCCCGGTCGACTACCAGGAGCGCATCCAGCGGCTGGCCCGGCTGGACGGCGGTGGATCGCCGGAGGGCTTGGCGGACGAGAAGCTGCTGGTCACGTCGCGGGCGCTTCGGCTGCGCCGGCAGAACGCGGAGGCCTTCGCGGGCAGCTACCGGCCGCTGCCGACGTCCAACGGGCATGCGGTCGCGTTTGCTCGCGGGGACGCGGTGATCACGCTGGCGACCCGGCTGCCGGTCGCCCTGCACCGGCTGGGTGGCTGGGGCGACTCGACCGTCGTACTGCCGTCCGGCGACTGGCAGGACGTGTTGACCGGCCGGGCGGTGGGTAGTGGAGCGGCTCGGATCGACGAGCTGCTGGCTGAGCTTCCGGTGGCGCTGCTCGCGAGAGGCTGA
- the treZ gene encoding malto-oligosyltrehalose trehalohydrolase translates to MHTFSVWAPEASAVSLVLRESLEMKRADDGWWSLEVPDAGHGTDYAFSVDGSDPMPDPRSAWQPEGVHGPSRVFDASRFGWSDSAWAGRDVRGAVFYELHLGTFTPEGTLEAAAHHLDYLVALGVQVVSLLPVAAFPGKHGWGYDGVDLYAVHAPYGGPEALQRFVDRCHAVGLAVCLDVVYNHLGPSGNYLGSFGPYFTDKHTTPWGPAVNLDDQGSHEVRRWILDNALRWFRDFHLDALRLDAVHALQDDSPQHLLAQLSEETAELSAQLHRPLGLVAESDLNDPAMVTAVADGGLGMTAQWSDDFHHALHTLLTGERAGYYEDFAQPGVFAKTLTQVFLHDGSYSSFRGKDWGRPVDPARHRGSEFLAYTSNHDQVGNRALGDRPALTPGQLAIGAALVITSPYTPMLFMGEEWGASTPWRFFTDHDEPELADAVRNGRRSEFAAFGWDAEEIPDPQDPETWRSSVLDWGEVDQSPHRELLAWYRDLLALRARNDDLRDDRIGSASVVSGEDWLVVSRGALRVVVNLAEAEQVVPVDGRPSYEVMAFGTTDLVADGVTLSGRSVAVWAV, encoded by the coding sequence ATGCACACGTTCTCTGTCTGGGCACCTGAGGCCTCTGCTGTTTCGCTGGTCCTGCGTGAGTCCTTGGAGATGAAGAGAGCCGATGACGGCTGGTGGTCGCTGGAGGTGCCCGACGCCGGGCACGGGACCGACTACGCCTTCTCCGTCGACGGCAGCGACCCGATGCCCGACCCGCGCAGCGCCTGGCAGCCCGAGGGAGTGCACGGGCCCAGCAGGGTGTTCGACGCGTCCCGCTTCGGCTGGAGCGACTCGGCCTGGGCCGGCCGGGACGTGCGCGGCGCAGTATTCTACGAGCTGCACCTCGGGACCTTCACTCCCGAGGGCACGCTGGAGGCCGCCGCTCACCACCTCGACTACCTGGTCGCACTCGGCGTCCAGGTCGTGTCGCTGCTCCCGGTGGCCGCCTTCCCGGGCAAGCACGGCTGGGGCTACGACGGCGTCGACCTGTACGCCGTCCACGCGCCGTACGGCGGACCGGAGGCGCTGCAGCGGTTCGTCGACCGCTGCCACGCGGTCGGGCTGGCGGTCTGCCTGGACGTCGTTTACAACCACCTCGGACCGTCCGGGAACTACCTGGGCTCGTTCGGGCCGTACTTCACCGACAAGCACACGACGCCGTGGGGCCCGGCGGTCAACCTGGACGACCAGGGCTCGCACGAAGTGCGCCGGTGGATCCTCGACAACGCGCTGCGGTGGTTCCGGGACTTCCACCTCGACGCGCTGCGGCTGGACGCCGTCCACGCTCTGCAGGACGACAGCCCGCAACACCTGCTCGCCCAGCTCTCGGAGGAGACGGCTGAGCTCTCGGCGCAGCTGCACAGGCCGCTGGGTCTGGTGGCCGAGTCGGACCTGAACGACCCGGCCATGGTGACAGCGGTGGCCGACGGCGGGCTGGGGATGACGGCGCAGTGGAGCGACGACTTCCACCACGCGCTGCACACGCTGCTGACCGGCGAGCGGGCCGGGTACTACGAGGACTTCGCGCAGCCCGGGGTGTTCGCCAAGACGCTGACGCAGGTGTTCCTGCACGACGGGTCGTACTCGTCGTTCCGCGGGAAGGACTGGGGCCGGCCGGTAGATCCCGCGCGGCACCGCGGCTCGGAGTTCCTCGCGTACACCTCCAACCACGACCAAGTGGGGAACCGGGCGCTCGGCGACCGGCCGGCGTTGACGCCGGGGCAGCTGGCGATCGGTGCGGCGCTGGTGATCACTTCGCCGTACACGCCGATGCTGTTCATGGGGGAGGAGTGGGGCGCGTCGACGCCGTGGCGGTTCTTCACCGACCACGACGAGCCGGAGCTGGCCGACGCGGTCCGGAACGGGCGGCGCAGCGAGTTCGCGGCGTTCGGGTGGGACGCCGAGGAGATCCCGGACCCGCAGGACCCGGAGACCTGGCGGTCGTCGGTGCTGGACTGGGGCGAGGTGGACCAGTCGCCGCACCGGGAGCTGCTGGCCTGGTACCGCGACCTGCTGGCGCTGCGGGCGCGCAACGACGACCTGCGTGACGACCGGATCGGGTCGGCCTCGGTGGTGTCGGGTGAGGACTGGCTGGTGGTGAGCCGGGGTGCGCTGCGGGTGGTGGTGAACCTGGCCGAGGCCGAGCAGGTCGTGCCGGTGGACGGGCGGCCGTCGTACGAGGTGATGGCGTTCGGTACGACCGACCTGGTCGCTGACGGGGTAACGCTTTCCGGCCGTTCCGTGGCGGTCTGGGCTGTGTGA